One part of the Paenibacillus silvisoli genome encodes these proteins:
- a CDS encoding response regulator transcription factor yields the protein MNGKVLLVDDEQHITRNLEKVIPWSMLGLEIAGTAKNGVEALELLKAEPADLVLCDIRMPVMDGLELVRNIRERGIACEIIMLTGYQDFSYTRAAIQYGVKDYILKPIPYDELTGVIARVMSEQRQKRMQVKEEKRKLDRIIDLANEKILYDVLMDYTDITADNWLMAGQEQQLGQPQYTMIVLDIDAGSADARDWREWPDKERKIWNFAVCNVLRETIQLAGLQHAIIQMRDGEWCVLIHGEQAEAALGSVSTDALDVKAARESKVTKWAEMLLASVQKNAKLQLHAGIYDRVAAMNELAAAYKCVQRGMQLSTETAPIAFYGNERSGEFEAGRALWDIAERLIGAMKRGDAAGVEAEQKRLAEQLHKAGASADGRLEPLLHFLALHLMRELKEADLLPREREDAMWRKMDLHFGVKDLFAAIRQASSEGVARSTDKRKHSERQMADVKPFIDRHLFRDLSVEDAATHVGLSTSHFSLLFKGTYGETFIEYITRARMETAISLLTETPKSVAQIAKEVGYAERRYFTKVFMKYTGKNPTDYRMAVQGTSHVTAGEESEEEH from the coding sequence GGTGCTGTGCGACATCCGCATGCCCGTCATGGACGGCCTTGAATTGGTTAGGAACATTCGGGAACGAGGCATCGCGTGCGAAATCATTATGCTCACCGGCTATCAGGATTTTTCTTATACGCGCGCCGCGATTCAATATGGCGTGAAGGATTATATCCTGAAGCCGATTCCGTATGACGAGCTGACGGGCGTCATCGCGCGCGTCATGTCGGAGCAGCGCCAGAAGCGGATGCAGGTGAAGGAAGAGAAGCGGAAGCTGGACCGGATCATCGATTTGGCGAACGAAAAAATATTGTATGACGTGCTGATGGACTACACGGACATTACGGCGGACAACTGGCTCATGGCGGGGCAGGAGCAGCAGCTCGGGCAGCCGCAGTATACGATGATCGTGCTCGATATCGATGCGGGCTCCGCGGATGCGCGGGATTGGCGCGAATGGCCGGACAAAGAGCGTAAAATATGGAATTTCGCGGTGTGCAACGTGCTGCGCGAGACGATCCAGCTGGCCGGACTGCAGCATGCGATCATTCAGATGCGCGACGGCGAATGGTGCGTGCTGATCCATGGGGAGCAGGCCGAGGCGGCGCTTGGTAGCGTTTCGACGGACGCGCTGGACGTGAAGGCGGCCCGCGAGTCAAAGGTCACCAAATGGGCGGAAATGCTGCTCGCGTCGGTTCAGAAGAACGCCAAGCTGCAGCTTCACGCCGGCATCTACGATCGGGTGGCGGCGATGAACGAGCTGGCGGCCGCGTATAAGTGCGTGCAGCGCGGCATGCAGCTTTCGACGGAGACGGCGCCGATCGCGTTTTACGGCAATGAGCGCTCCGGCGAGTTCGAAGCCGGACGCGCGTTATGGGACATCGCGGAGCGGCTGATCGGCGCGATGAAGCGGGGAGACGCCGCCGGCGTCGAGGCGGAGCAGAAGCGGCTCGCGGAGCAGCTGCACAAAGCCGGCGCCAGCGCGGACGGGCGGCTGGAGCCGCTGCTGCATTTTCTCGCGCTGCACCTGATGCGGGAGCTGAAGGAAGCGGATTTGCTGCCGCGCGAGCGGGAAGACGCGATGTGGCGGAAGATGGATTTGCATTTTGGCGTGAAGGATCTGTTCGCGGCGATCCGTCAGGCGTCCAGCGAAGGCGTTGCCCGCTCGACGGATAAGCGGAAGCACTCGGAGCGGCAAATGGCGGATGTTAAACCGTTCATCGACCGTCACTTGTTCCGCGATCTAAGCGTGGAGGATGCGGCGACGCATGTCGGGCTGTCGACCTCGCATTTTAGCTTGCTGTTCAAGGGAACGTACGGGGAAACGTTCATTGAATACATTACGCGCGCGCGTATGGAAACGGCGATATCGCTGCTCACGGAAACGCCGAAGAGCGTGGCACAAATCGCGAAGGAAGTCGGGTATGCGGAGCGGCGCTATTTTACGAAAGTGTTTATGAAGTATACTGGAAAGAATCCGACGGATTACCGGATGGCCGTGCAGGGTACGTCCCACGTGACGGCCGGCGAGGAGTCCGAGGAAGAACACTAA